DNA sequence from the uncultured Campylobacter sp. genome:
AGATCCGCAAAAATTCCAGCTTTTGCAGCTTTTTCTCGCGTATGAGGCGCGGCTATCTCTACACCTACGCGCTCGGGCACGGCTTTAACAAGCTCGCCATCGCCCACCACCTCGACGACGCGGTCGAGAGTTTTTTTATGAATTTTACTTATAACGGCGCGCTTAGGACGCTTGCTCCAAAATACGTCGCGGCAAACGGGATCGAGGTTATTAGGCCGTTTATATTCGTGCGTGAGCGGCAGCTACGCGAAAACGCCGTGCGAAACGGGCTTACGGTTATCGGCGACGAGGCGTGTCCGGCGATGCGATTTGATATCAAGATGCCTCACGCTAGAGCTGAAACTAAGGAGCTTTTGGCAAATTTAGAAAAGCAAAATCCAAAGCTTTTCGTCTCGCTAAAGGCTGCATTTGAAAACATCCACAGCGATACGTTTTTCGCCGCTCAGGCGCAAAATTTAGAAGAATGCGA
Encoded proteins:
- a CDS encoding ATP-binding protein; translated protein: MIELSKRLLRQVGQTNARYRMVRGGDKILLGLSGGKDSLALAHVLKHMQNVTPEKFEFKAVTLSYGMGEDYAYLTRHCAEHGIEHDVIDSSIFEISKDKIRKNSSFCSFFSRMRRGYLYTYALGHGFNKLAIAHHLDDAVESFFMNFTYNGALRTLAPKYVAANGIEVIRPFIFVRERQLRENAVRNGLTVIGDEACPAMRFDIKMPHARAETKELLANLEKQNPKLFVSLKAAFENIHSDTFFAAQAQNLEECDD